The Photobacterium sp. TY1-4 DNA window AAGGCCTTCGCGATTATTACCCCGAGCAGATTCAGTTGATTATCAGCCACAGAGCAACACGTGTTCAGCAGGTTGATCGTCGTTTATGTGTTAAAGCTGGACAAGTGCAGGAGTATAGCCATGACTAATATTCAGATTCTGATTCATCATAGTGGTATCAGTGCGCGGCAATTCTGGGTTGGGCTCGCTGGAAAGCTCGTAGTTGAGGCATTGCCTCTGTTGATGTTTGGGGCATTATTTTTTTGGCTTTTGGTTCCTGAGTCAATCTCTTGGGTGACGATAGGGGCAATATCACTGGTGGTGGTGGCGGGCCAGTGGTGGGTTGGTCAGAGTGCCAAGCAGACGTTTCTCGGTGCTTATGGCATCACTCAGGGGCTGAGAAGCCAGCTGTTGACGGATATTCGAAGACAACCTCTTGCTGCACTGAAAGGAAAGCGTTTAGGAGAAAAAATGAAACTTCTGACTGCAGATTTGAAGCAGTTTGAAGATATATTCAGTCATCTGTTAGCGGATTTCATTTCAGCGTGGGTTGTGCCATTTGCGATGCTATTGGTGATTGGCTTGATTCACCCTGTTTTAGGTGCTGTTACTTTGGGGATATTTATTCTGGCGCTGGGGGTGTTAATGCTCGCGGAAAGCACATTCAGTCAGCGAGCACAGCACCATCACAGTATGAATGGTGAGGTCTCCAGTCGACTTCTAGAATATGTCGATTGTCTGCCTATGCTACGTGGTTTTGCCCAAAGTGAACGTCTGGCGGAACCATTGTGTGACAAAATAGAGCAACAACGAGCAGCTGGCCTTGGTCTGGAATGGGCTGGTGGAATGGGGGTTCTTATCGCTACATTGATCACTGAGCTTGCATTGGTTTTAAATCTTGGTCTCGCAAGTCTGTTTTTGCAATCTGATCAGCTGACATGGCCAGAATGTTTAGTGGTGATTGTGGCTAGCGTGGTTTGTATTCGCCCTTTAACCCGAATGACGGTCTATGCTGCGTTATTGCGATATATGCTCAATGCCGCCGACCGTTTGCTGGCGCTCGCTCAATTGCCTCAACAAGCAGCGAAAGGGGAGGCTCCGGCTGGGCACGATATCGTCATTGATGACCTGCATCTTACCATTGATGAGCAAAAGATACTGAGTGGCGTTAACCTTACCATCCCCAAAGGGCATCGTATCGCTTTTGTGGGACCAAGTGGTGCGGGAAAATCCAGTCTTCTGGATGCCATTGCTGCTTTCCATATTCCCTCTTCGGGTTCGGTAAATATTGGCGGACGCAGCATCGATGAGATCGGAACTCAACACTGGTATAAACTGATTTCCTATGTCACACAAGATGTTCAACTGCTCGGCGGCAGTTTACGAGACAACTTGTTGCTTGCGAAACCAGAAGCAAGCAGTGAAGAGTTGCAACAAGCGATTGAGGCCGTCGGTTTGTCTGCCTTAGTGGCGGGTTTACCAAAAGGTCTGGATAGTCATATTGGTGAAAACGGCAACCAATTATCCGGAGGTGAGCGCCAGAGAGTATCCATTGCTCGTGCCTTGCTGCATGATGCGCCGATTCTCCTATTGGATGAGATTACTTCGGCGCTGGATGAGGCCACGCAAAATGAAGTATTGGCGTCGATTGCCAGATTGTCTGAAGGGAAGACCGTGATTACTATCGCCCATCGCTTAGACACCGTTCAACATGCCGATACTATTTACTATTTAGAGGATGGCAAAATTGTTGATTCAGGAGCCCATGATACCTTGATGGCTGAAGGAGGGGGCTATCAGCAATTGTGGCTTGCTGGCCAAGTCGCCTAGAAATCCCGGACAGCAAAGTAAAAGCCTCGCTGTAAAGCGCAATGCAGTTCACTTAAGCGGAGCGGCATGGCGATTAACCGGATAGCGGGTCTTTGATATCTTAACTGCCCTGGGCCTAGATGGCCTGGGGCGATTTTCCTTGAAGAGCACGGACAGGTCCCCCCGTAGTGCCTTTAGCCTCTTGGGCGTGTTTCCCGGTG harbors:
- a CDS encoding ABC transporter ATP-binding protein, whose translation is MTNIQILIHHSGISARQFWVGLAGKLVVEALPLLMFGALFFWLLVPESISWVTIGAISLVVVAGQWWVGQSAKQTFLGAYGITQGLRSQLLTDIRRQPLAALKGKRLGEKMKLLTADLKQFEDIFSHLLADFISAWVVPFAMLLVIGLIHPVLGAVTLGIFILALGVLMLAESTFSQRAQHHHSMNGEVSSRLLEYVDCLPMLRGFAQSERLAEPLCDKIEQQRAAGLGLEWAGGMGVLIATLITELALVLNLGLASLFLQSDQLTWPECLVVIVASVVCIRPLTRMTVYAALLRYMLNAADRLLALAQLPQQAAKGEAPAGHDIVIDDLHLTIDEQKILSGVNLTIPKGHRIAFVGPSGAGKSSLLDAIAAFHIPSSGSVNIGGRSIDEIGTQHWYKLISYVTQDVQLLGGSLRDNLLLAKPEASSEELQQAIEAVGLSALVAGLPKGLDSHIGENGNQLSGGERQRVSIARALLHDAPILLLDEITSALDEATQNEVLASIARLSEGKTVITIAHRLDTVQHADTIYYLEDGKIVDSGAHDTLMAEGGGYQQLWLAGQVA